CAGCGCTGGTGCTAAGGGTAAGCGGATGAGCCTACCCCATTCTCGAATTATGATTCATCAACCTCTCGGTGGCGCTCAAGGACAGGCGACTGATATTGAAATTCAGGCGCGGGAAATTTTGTACCATAAAAAGCGGCTAAATGACTATTTAGCTGACCATACAGGTCAACCAATTGAGCGCATTGCTGAAGATACTGAACGTGACTTTTTCATGTCACCAGAAGAAGCCAGGGAATACGGTTTGATTGACCAAGTGATTGACCGCCACGCCGCCGGTAGCCGTCCAGCCGTTGCGGTTGTTAATTAATAGTCACGATTGGTAAATGGTGATTTACCACTTTTAATTGCTTTAAACGCCAAAAATAACCCCTTTTCATCAGTGAAGAGGGGTTATTTTTACAATGGGTAGTCTACTCAAGTACTTAATATCGATTTGCAAAAATGACTAACTAAAATCCCGCTAGTAGTCTGTCAAGTCAAGTTTGCTTGGTTCGTATTAAGGACTTTAGTCCTTACTACGAACTTATTCATCCATCAAAGTTGGTCTGGCTGAGATTGGAGATATTGGAGAAAGTCTAATAATTCTACTTCTGTCAGTAAGGTACGCGATCGCTTCCCATAAGTTTTAATCAGATAATCCCGTCCCTGCTCTGTTGTCAACCCTAAACGCTACATTTCACAATCTGTTTGAGCAATTACTTCAGAAAAATTCACAGGTTCCATAGCTTCGTTGCTGTTTCAAGAGCCTATGTTATTAGTCATCAGTCCTTACTAATGACTAATGACTAATGACAAATCAAAATCCCGCTATTGGGTCTGGCTGTGATTGTAAGTATTTGAGGAATCCGTGTAATTCTTCTTCAGTGAGCAAAGTACGCCCACGTTTCCCGTAGGTTTCAATCAGATGCTCCCGTCCCTGTTCTGGTGTCCAGCCTAAACGCTGAAGTTCGACATCTGTTTTAGCAATGACATCCGATAAATCCACAGGTTCAGCTTTCTTATTTCTCTTTTTTGTCACTGATGGGGTAGCTACATCCTCTTGAGGGCTGTAACTCCGAGGTGTAAATGGTGTGACATTGTTGGCAGAAATTGCTGGAAAGGTTTGATTTTCCACCTGGTTATCAAAGGTTATTTCTAATTTTTCAACTGGAGGATCAAATTCTAGCTCCCGGTCGGCAGTCAGAGGAAAGTTTTGACCTAAATCCTGGCTATAGGTATCGCTTGGTAGGGACGAAGCATTACTGTACTCATACTGTTCGTTACTGGTTGTTACTACTTCTGGTTTGATGTTGCGGACTTTGGAAGGCGGTATAGATATTTCTTTATCGCTAACCGATGGCCATTGACTACCAACAAAATCCCCATCTTTTGCAGAGGAATAAATAGACTCATTCAATCCACCTTTGGTATTCAAGGAGGGATTTAGCTGCGCTGGAGAAATTGGATTTGAGTTAAATGCCACTGATTCTGGTGGCGCATTTGTAATACCCAAAACTATCAACGCCCTAGTTCTAGCCTGGTCTTCTGCTGCTTCTACTGTTTCTGCTGCTGCCATACCCGTCGCACGGGTTACGCCTTCTATTTGCACGCTTGCTCGGACAATATATTTTCCTTGAAAAATTTGCACTAATTCAGAAATCAGACTGCCCTTGGGATACAAGCTCTGGAATTGAGCCAACATAATACTGCTACCAATCTAAATCTTTTTTATAACGAGGTTCATACTGCTTGGATGTTCAAGCAATGTAAGTTGCCCTTACTTTAATTTACATCCACTCCACAGCCAAGATGCCTGTCAATATTACATTTCTTCTCTAAAAGAAGCTACGCAAACATTTCTAGCAAGTAAGTGGGCAAGAATAAATAAAACTAAGTTACGCCATGTTAATCAATTAAATTGGCTTGTAGTAAGGGCTTAAGCCCTTAGAATTGGGCTGAAGCCCTTACTACAAACCTTGAATTATTCACGCCCATTTACTTATCGATCGTCGTTTTTTGGCAGGGAATGAGTAAGCATAATTCTCTATCAAGGTGATATTCTTGCTTTGTCTTGTGTCCCAATTGTAGCAGTAGCTGTTTTTTGACGAAATTTTTGGCTAGTGCTAACTTATCTGAGTAGTCTTGCCTGCAATGCTATACTGATTACCCAACTAGATATCTAGAACTATTTTCTGGAAGTGCGCTCTAAATCTACAATAATGGAGATAAGGTTCACCCTCACTGCTTATTAAGCTGCTCACCTAATTGTTACCGATTCTACATGTGGGAAAATTGGGTTCATCGGCAGTTCCTCCTAGTTAAAATCAGATTCTAATGGCGTAAAATTACCTTCACTCTAGACAATCAAACACCTGTAGTTTCGACACCACTTGCGACCCTTGGTGAGGTAGCCCGGTCTTGTTGTACCAACAAAGAGGGACTACCGAACCCCCTCTGAGCGCAGTGGCTCCCCTGCATAGCGCTTTTGGGCAGTATGGATTCTCTAAACCCAGCCTCTCAAAAACCCGTCGCGTAATTCACTAGCGGGGCTAAATCTTAAAATCAGGCGTACTTTCTTAGTTTGGTTAGGTGAAGAGACTTGAACGCAGGCGAATTCTGAGAGCAT
This Nostoc sp. KVJ3 DNA region includes the following protein-coding sequences:
- the clpP gene encoding ATP-dependent Clp endopeptidase proteolytic subunit ClpP, which produces MIPIVIEQSGRGERAFDIYSRLLRERIIFLGQQVDNNIANLIVAQLLYLDAEDPEKDIYMYINSPGGSVTAGMGIFDTMKHIRPDVCTICTGLAASMGAFLLSAGAKGKRMSLPHSRIMIHQPLGGAQGQATDIEIQAREILYHKKRLNDYLADHTGQPIERIAEDTERDFFMSPEEAREYGLIDQVIDRHAAGSRPAVAVVN